The uncultured Methanobrevibacter sp. region ACATCATATCATAATATGTAAATATATAATATATGTGATGGAAATGAAAAAAGATAATCTTGAAATTGATGACGAAGGCGTATGCGAAGTATTTAACTCTCATGAAGATGCAGTTGAAAGAGTAAAAGGTCGCATGCCCTCAGAAGAAGAGTATGCTGAGCTATCTGAATTCTTCAAAATATTTGGTAACCCAACAAGATTAAAAATTATTTCCCTGCTTGCAGTAGAAGATTTATGTGTATGTGACATTTGTGAAGCTCTGGACTTGAACCAGACAACAGTCTCAAACCAACTTAGGATATTGCGTGCCAATAACTTGGTAAAATATCAAAAAGAAGGTAAAATGGCAAGATATTCACTTACAGACCTGCACATTGAAATGATTTACAAAGTGGGATTAGAACATATATTAGAATAATTTTTAATTGGTGATAATATGGTAGAAAATAGATGTTATGATGCAGATTGTGCAGATGAAAACTGCCGCAATCCAGAACATTACAACTACATCTGTTTTGACCCTGAATGTGAAGAAATTCACTGTACAGATTCTAATCATTATAATAAAGAGTTGTTAAGAGAATATCAAGAAAATTCAGATTTAAGTGTATATGACCACAGAGAAGAAATAGATTATGATGAGGATGTTGACATAAGTATTTGCGGATGTCCTGATTGTGCAGATGACCATGATCACGACCATGACCATGACCACCATCATCACCATCATGAGCATGAGGAAGAAGATTCTTGCTCTGATCCTGACTGTGGCTGTCATGACCACGACCATGAGCATGAAGATGAGGATTCTTGTTCAGACCCTGATTGTGGTTGTCATGATGAGCATGAGCATCATCATGAGCATGACCATGAGTATGAGGATGAGGATTCTTGTTCAGACCCTGATTGTGGTTGTCATGATGAGCATGAGCATCATCATGAGCATGACCATGAGCATGAAGATGAGGATTCTTGTTCTGATCCTGATTGTGATTGTCATGACCATGAGCATGAGGAAAAGGATACCTGTTCAGACCCAAACTGTTCCTGCCATAACGATGATGATGTAGATATCAGCATTTGTGGTTGTCCTGACTGTGCAGATGATGACCATGACCATGAACATGGGGAAGAGGAGCTATTGGCTGAAGGAAAACCTTTGATTGCAAATAGACCTATTCAAATCATCGTTGCAAGCGGAATTTGTTTTGCAGTGGGACATATTATGGAAATGCTGTCAGTCAATCTGACTGTTGTAACATTGGTTTTCATGGTTGGTGCATTGATTGCAGGTTATGAAATAGCAGGTCTTGCATATAAGTCATTGGTTAAAAGACACACTGTAGGTCCTGCAATGTTGATGTGTATTGCTTGTGTTGCTTCATTCATCATTGGCCATCCTGAAGAAGGTGCTGCAGTAACATTCCTTTACTACATTGCTGAGTTTTTAGAGGATTATGCTGAACATCGTGCAAAACGTTCAATCAAATCCTTGGTTGAAATCGCTCCTGAAACCGCAAGGGTTAAAGTGGGAGACTCTGAAGTGGAAAGGAAAGTCGATGACGTAAACATTGGTGAGATCGTTATTGTGAAACCTGGGGACAAGGTTCCTTTGGATGGTGCTGTTGTTTCCGGTTCATCATCAATTAACCAGGCTTCAATCACTGGTGAAAGCGTACCTGTACTTAAGGAAATCGGTGATGAGGTATTTTCAGGAACCGTTAATGTGGATGGATACCTGGAAATTGTTGTAACCAAAAAGGCAAAAGATTCAGTCATCTCTAAAATTGTTACTTTGGTTAAAAGGTCACAACTTAACAGGTCTGAAACTGAATCCCTGGTTGAAAAAGTGGCAAAATACTATACTCCGGTAATGATGGTTGCTGCGGCATGCGTTGCATTCATTCCCCCATTGCTATTTGGCCAGCCTTTGGTTGACTGGGTTTATAAGGCACTTTCACTTCTGGTAATCTCATGTCCTTGTGCGTTTTTAATCTCAACACCGGTAGGTATGGTGTCTGCAATTACATCAGCTACTAAAAATGGTGTTTTGATTAAGGGAAGTACATATGTCGAGGAGATGCGTGGAGTTAAAGCGGTGATCTTTGACAAGACTGGTACATTGACTGAAGGGAAACTTGAATTGAGTGAAGTTAAAGTATTGGATGAGGGTTGTACCCAAGAGGATGTTGTAAGAATTGCGGCTTCACTGGAGCATAACTCATCTCACCCTATCGCTCAGGCTATTGTAAATTATGCAACAATGAACGATATCGAGTTTGAAGAGGTTGATGAGTTTAAAAATGTTCCAGGTAAAGGTATTGTTGCAAATATCAATGGAAATGAATATTATGCGGCAAATGAGTCTTTAATCGAAGGTTCAAACTTTGATATTTCAAGAGAAGAGATTAATAGGTATTCCAGTGAAGGCAAGACCATAGTGTTTGTGGGCGATGCATCAAAAGTGCTGGGTATAATTACCGTTTCAGATAAAATCAGGGACAATGCATTCGAAGTAATCAAAGACCTGAAAGGTCAAGGGGTACAGACTGTAATGCTTACAGGGGACAACAAGATTGCCGCTAAAAGTGTGGCCGATGAAATCGGAATCGACTATGTTTATTCCAACCTGATGCCTGAAGACAAACTGAACATTCTTGACACTATCAGAAACAAATTCGGTGATGTTGCCATGGTCGGAGACGGTATTAACGACGCACCGGCTCTTGCACGTGCAAACATTGGTATTGCAATGGGTGCTGCAGGTTCAGATGTGGCAATCGAGACAGCGGATGTTGCATTGATGCAGGATGATATCTCAAAACTTCCATATTTATTTTCCTTATCACGCAAAACAATGGGAATCATCAAGCAGAACATTACTGTGGCAATTGCAGTTAAATTGTTATGTGTAGTGCTTGCTGTTTTAGGTATTATCACACTGATGATGTCTGTTGGATTTGGAGATTTGGGATTAACACTTCTGGTTATCTTAAACTCATTTAGAATTGGAATGGTGAAAGATCCACTATTCTGATTTATTCTTTATTTTTTTTGGAATAACTAAATTTTAAAACGATTTAGATTGTCCTAAATTAGTTTTAACTAAATATTTATTCTTTGATTAACCTAAAAATGAATTTTAAAACGAATGGTTTATATTGTAGTTTTTATTTAATGTTATAATAGGTAATATTACTTAATTTTTATTTAAAAATTTAGGTGAATAAAAAATATTTTTTTCATCTAAGTTGGGGCAACCCATATCTGGTCATTTTTGGCCTAAACTATTATACAAGGAGGAATACTGATGGTATACAAAAAAATCATGGACTGCGCGATTGAACATAAACACGCTTTAATATTTGCGGGAGGTATTGCAACCGCAATTATCGGTAAAAAAGTATTAGAATCACAAACTTTCAAAGAAACCACTACAAAAGCTATGGCTAATGTAATGTCAGCTAAACAGGATGCTGAGAAAGCTGTTGAAGAAATGAAAAAGGATGCAGAAGAAATTAATAAAGAATAAACCGGGGGAATAGTTATGGTATGGAAAAAAGCATTGACTTTAGCAGTAGGGCACAAAGCAGCATTAATCTTTGCTGGAGGAGTTGCAACTGCAGTAGTCGGTAAAAAAGTGTTGGAATCAGACATTGTAAAAGAAACCGCAACAAAAGCTATGGCTGAAGTAATGTCCATGAAAAACGATGCTGAAAAAATGATGGATGATATGAAAGCCGATGCTCAGGAAATTGTTGTTGAATCTAAAGAATAGCTGGTGATTGGATGCTACGTGAAGACATTTTACCATTTGCAAAAGAACATAAACATGCTTTACTATTCGCTGGAGGAGTTGCAACAGCACTCATTGGTATGAAAATCTTAAAATCACAGACAACCAAAGATTTGGCAACCAAAGGAATGGCTAGTGTAATATCTGCCAAAAAAGATGCAGAAGAAACCTTCCAGGATATGAAGGAAACTGCTGAAGACATAGTCTATGATGCCAGTGAACAAAATCAGCAGGAAATCTACGTTGAGAAAAAAGAATAGTCCATCTATTCTTTAACTTTTTTTATTTTAAAATGAAATTTTCCATTTAATTTGTTCGAAAAATTTGACCAACTGAAAAATTATTGAATAATTAATTTTATATTTGAATAAATTTTAATTATAATGTATGTTAGGTAATGATTCATCAAATGTTGACATAATGCTTGGAAACCCTAAAAAAGCATTGCTTAAAATGTCAGTGCCTTTGATTGTATCGTTGCTCATTTCCAGTTTTTATAATCTGATTGATGCGGCATGGGTGTCTGGTCTTGGTGCCGATGCTCTTGCAGGTGTTGGGTTTTTCACACCAATATTTATGGTTTTGGTCGGTTTTGGAAACGGTTTGGGTGCGGGGGCATCGTTTGCCATATCAAAATACATTGGTGAGGAAAATAAACCAAAGGCGGATAATGCCTCAATCCATTCAATTTTATTGGATATAATTGTTTCAATAATTTTGACAATTGTTCTGTTGGGGTTCCTAAATCCAATATTGAATGTGATGGGTGCCGGCCAAACTATAAATTATGCCACAGATTATGGGGTAATAATCTTGACAGGTTCAATCCTTATAATTCTTTCAAATGCCTTGTATGGTATTTTCAGAGGTGAAGGTGACAGTAAAAGGCCAATGTATGCCATGATTGCCTCAGCAATTCTTAATATTATCTTGGATCCAATTTTTATCTACACTTTGGATTTGGGAGTTAAAGGAGCAGCCATTGCGACATTGATATCTGCAATGTTTGTAATATTGATTTTGATTTACTGGTTCTATTTTAAAAGGGACACTTACCTAAAGCCTAATTTAACTAATTTCAATTTTAAAAGGGAAATTTCAAATGATATCGTTAAGGTGGGTATTCCCGCAAGCATTCAGCTTTTAAACAATGCATTCTTTGCGGCTGTGTTCTCCATGCTTTTGGTTTATGTTGGATCAACTGATTCTGTGGCGGTATACTCAACTGGTTGGAGGATTGTAATCATAACAACAACTCCTCTCTTGGCTATTGGAACCGCTCTAATCAGTGTCATTGCAGCTAATTTCGGAGCTAAAAATTATAAGAATATCCAAACAGCTCACAGATATGCCATGAAGGTTTCTCTGGTAATAGCAATTGTTGTAATGATTTTAACAAATCTTTTTGCTTCAGATATTGCATCGGTCTTTACATCAAGCGGAAGCAGCGCAAGAATATCTGCCGAGCTTACAAGCTTCATTGCTTGGATAGTAATCTATTATCCGACAATGGCCGTTGGAGTTCCATCCACTTATGTGTTCCAGGGAATTGGTAAGGGAATAACTGCAATGTTTCAAACAATAATGCGTGAAACAGGTTTTACAATATTTTTTGCGGTTTTATTTGCGGTTGTTTTAAATTATGGTGTTTGGGGTGCTTGGATGGGTATCGTATTGGGTGAAATTGTTTCCAATAATCTTACGGGTATCTGGGCGGATTGGCAGATTAGAAAATTAATGAAATCTTATGAACCTTGAATTATTTTTAAAAATTTAATACTTTATTTATATTATTTATTAAAATAGTAATACTAATTTTTAATTTATTAGTAATTTTTATATACTTTAATCTTGAAATAATTATGTGTAATATCATTTTATAATAAAGTATTACTTATCAATTAATTATTTATAAAAAAGTAATACTTAGGATATTACTTTAATTATGATATTTAATGGGGAAAAAGTATGGATAAAAAATATATTATTGGAGCAATTGTAGCTGTTATTGCAGTAGTTGCCGTAGCTGCTTTTGCTTTAGGTGGGGGCAGTACTGAACATGCTGCTAATGAATTAGTTACATGTGTGGCTGCTCATGGAGAGGAACCTGAATTCGGTTTTGACCCAATGCATGGTTGGGGATACCATGATTCAGGAACAGAACCTCTCATTCAAAGTACAATTCTTAAAAGAGACAAAGACAATAATTTCGTAAATGACCTAGCAACAGACTATGACATTTCCAGTGACTTTAAAACATACACCGTAACTATCCGTGACGATGTAAATTTCACTGACGGTAATAAATTAACCGCAAAAGATGTTGCATTCTCTTATAATAAAGCTAAAGAGTTAGGTGAAGGTGCAGACTTAAGCTCTATGAATGAAGCTAAAGCTGATGGAAACAAAGTTGTATTCACACTCAATAAATCAGATTCAACATTCATCAACAAATTGACTGATGTAGGAATTGTTCCTGAAGCAGGTTACAATGAAGATTCATATGGTCAAAACCCAATAGGATCAGGACCTTATAAATTGGCTCAATGGGATAAAGGACAACAGTTCATCCTCGAGAAAAACCCTGACTACTATGGAAAAGAACCATACTTCGATAAAATCACCAATCTCTTCCTTGACTCCGATGCGGCATTTGCAGCAGTTAAAAACGGAGATGTGGACATTGCTGAAGTGCCAGTAGCATACGCTAACGAAACCGTAAAAGGATATCATATGGAATACTTCGATTCTATTGATGTACGTGGTATTTCTCTGCCAACTCAAATGGACGAAGGTAAATTAAGTGAAGATAATGTAACCATTGGTAACAATGTAACTGGTGACCCTGCTATTAGGGAAGCATTAAACATTGGTATTGACAGAGAAGCATTATTAGAAGGTGCATTAAACGGTTTCGGTGATGTTAACTATAATGGTGTAGCGGATCAATTAGCATGGTCATTTAATTCCACATTTAAAGACGGTCAAGTTGACCAAGCAAAACAAGTTCTAGAACAAGCAGGTTGGAAAGATACTGACAACGATGGAATTGTAGAAAAAGATGGTCAAAAAGCATCATTCTCAGTTTACTATAATTCTCAAGCATCCGAAAGACAGGCAATTGCTGTAGCTGTTGCAGAACAAGCTAAACAAATAGGTATTGAAATTGAACCTGTTGGCGGAAGCTGGGATGACATTGACCCTAACAGATACAGCCAAGGTGTTGTATGGGGATTCGGTTCAGCTGACCCAATGGAAATCCAACATCAATATGATTCCAGAGTAGCAGCCGTAGGTTACGACAACCCTGAAGCACTCAACGATACTGCAGTTGATTCATTGATTGATTCAGCAATGGCTCAAGAAACTAACTCTTCATATGCTACATGGTCTCAAGCAGCTCAACAAGCTAATTCCAACTACCCATTCCTTTGGGTTGGAACTATGGATTACACTTACTTTGTAAGTGATGACTTAGACATTTCCAACAGTACACACCTGATATATCCTCACGGTGGAGATATCTGGGGTAATATCTACGATTGGAAACGTGTTAATGAAACCGAAGCTTAAATGATTTATTTCATATAAATCATTTTCTTTTCTTTTTTTAAATTAATTATATGAGTTGATTAAAATTAACAATAAAAAATTAGCTAAATTTTTAGGTTTTAAAGCCATTAGATTACTAATTTTATTAATTGTTATTGCAGCAATCAGTTTTATAATGATCCAATTATCTCCAATTGATCCGGTTAAAGCGTATCTTGGTCAAAGAATCGTTAGCCAGGAACAATTGGCAATTGTTGGAGAATATTGGGGAACAAATCTGTCTTTAGGCGAAAGAGTTATGGGTTGGCTTACAACATTGGCATCTGGAAGCATGGGTTTCTCATTGATTTTCAGAGTTCCTGTTACTGAAGTAATCGTACAGAAATTCACAGCGTCATTGACTCTTATGGTCGTCTCTTGGGTAATATCTGCAATCGTAGGATTTGGGTTAGGAGTTATTGCAGGTGCAAAAGAGGGAACTTGGATAGATAAAGTAATTAAAACTTATTGTTACATTTTACAATCCACACCGACCTTTTGGATAGGATTAGTACTTTTAATGGTTTTTTCAGTATATTTAGGATGGTTCCCAATCGGTCTTTCAGTGCCTATTGGCCAGTTATCCGACACGGTCACTTTCTGGCAGTGGTTGTATAGATTGATACTTCCAGCTGTTACTTTAAGTATTGTTGGAATAGCGTCCCTTACAATGTTTACAAGGGATAAGCTTATCAATGTTAAAAAAAGCGATTATTTCTTGTTTGCACAGGCTAGAGGTGAAAGCTTTTGGGGGATAATAAAAAACCATGGGATAAGAAATATTCTGCTTCCTGCAATAACAATTCAATTCATGTCATTCAATGAGTTATTTGGTGGAACAATTCTTGTTGAACAGGTATTTGCCTATCCGGGTATCGGTCAGGCAACAGTTGCGGCAGGATTAAGGTCAGACGTTCCCTTATTGTTAGGCATTGTTATTGTCAGTACAATTTTTGTATTTGTCGGAAACCTGATTGCAGACATGATTTATAAATATGTTGATCCTAGATTGAGGGGTGAGGATGATGAGTGAAACTCCATGGTACAATAAAGGTTTATTCAGTTCTTTAAACTTAAGGCAAAAAACCTTATTGACAATTGCACTCACAGGATTGCTGTTATTGGTTATTTTTCTTTGTGGAATGTTTATTGATGCAAATTTGCCTACCGATTTCACCACAAGAATGAAACCGCCGTCCTTTGAACATCTTTTCGGTACTGATTGGATGGGAAGGGACATGTTTTTAAGAACAGTTAAGGGTTTAAGCTTAAGTATTGTAATTGGTATAGGAGCATCAGTGATATCCAGTATCATCGCCACTATTCTAGCATTTGTCGCAAGTTTTAACAGGTATAGTGACACATTCGTGTCCTGGCTTATTGACTTATTTGCGTCAATACCTCATATCCTACTGATTATGATGATATCCAT contains the following coding sequences:
- a CDS encoding ABC transporter permease translates to MIQLSPIDPVKAYLGQRIVSQEQLAIVGEYWGTNLSLGERVMGWLTTLASGSMGFSLIFRVPVTEVIVQKFTASLTLMVVSWVISAIVGFGLGVIAGAKEGTWIDKVIKTYCYILQSTPTFWIGLVLLMVFSVYLGWFPIGLSVPIGQLSDTVTFWQWLYRLILPAVTLSIVGIASLTMFTRDKLINVKKSDYFLFAQARGESFWGIIKNHGIRNILLPAITIQFMSFNELFGGTILVEQVFAYPGIGQATVAAGLRSDVPLLLGIVIVSTIFVFVGNLIADMIYKYVDPRLRGEDDE
- a CDS encoding MATE family efflux transporter, which codes for MLGNDSSNVDIMLGNPKKALLKMSVPLIVSLLISSFYNLIDAAWVSGLGADALAGVGFFTPIFMVLVGFGNGLGAGASFAISKYIGEENKPKADNASIHSILLDIIVSIILTIVLLGFLNPILNVMGAGQTINYATDYGVIILTGSILIILSNALYGIFRGEGDSKRPMYAMIASAILNIILDPIFIYTLDLGVKGAAIATLISAMFVILILIYWFYFKRDTYLKPNLTNFNFKREISNDIVKVGIPASIQLLNNAFFAAVFSMLLVYVGSTDSVAVYSTGWRIVIITTTPLLAIGTALISVIAANFGAKNYKNIQTAHRYAMKVSLVIAIVVMILTNLFASDIASVFTSSGSSARISAELTSFIAWIVIYYPTMAVGVPSTYVFQGIGKGITAMFQTIMRETGFTIFFAVLFAVVLNYGVWGAWMGIVLGEIVSNNLTGIWADWQIRKLMKSYEP
- a CDS encoding helix-turn-helix transcriptional regulator; this encodes MKKDNLEIDDEGVCEVFNSHEDAVERVKGRMPSEEEYAELSEFFKIFGNPTRLKIISLLAVEDLCVCDICEALDLNQTTVSNQLRILRANNLVKYQKEGKMARYSLTDLHIEMIYKVGLEHILE
- a CDS encoding cation-translocating P-type ATPase, producing the protein MVENRCYDADCADENCRNPEHYNYICFDPECEEIHCTDSNHYNKELLREYQENSDLSVYDHREEIDYDEDVDISICGCPDCADDHDHDHDHDHHHHHHEHEEEDSCSDPDCGCHDHDHEHEDEDSCSDPDCGCHDEHEHHHEHDHEYEDEDSCSDPDCGCHDEHEHHHEHDHEHEDEDSCSDPDCDCHDHEHEEKDTCSDPNCSCHNDDDVDISICGCPDCADDDHDHEHGEEELLAEGKPLIANRPIQIIVASGICFAVGHIMEMLSVNLTVVTLVFMVGALIAGYEIAGLAYKSLVKRHTVGPAMLMCIACVASFIIGHPEEGAAVTFLYYIAEFLEDYAEHRAKRSIKSLVEIAPETARVKVGDSEVERKVDDVNIGEIVIVKPGDKVPLDGAVVSGSSSINQASITGESVPVLKEIGDEVFSGTVNVDGYLEIVVTKKAKDSVISKIVTLVKRSQLNRSETESLVEKVAKYYTPVMMVAAACVAFIPPLLFGQPLVDWVYKALSLLVISCPCAFLISTPVGMVSAITSATKNGVLIKGSTYVEEMRGVKAVIFDKTGTLTEGKLELSEVKVLDEGCTQEDVVRIAASLEHNSSHPIAQAIVNYATMNDIEFEEVDEFKNVPGKGIVANINGNEYYAANESLIEGSNFDISREEINRYSSEGKTIVFVGDASKVLGIITVSDKIRDNAFEVIKDLKGQGVQTVMLTGDNKIAAKSVADEIGIDYVYSNLMPEDKLNILDTIRNKFGDVAMVGDGINDAPALARANIGIAMGAAGSDVAIETADVALMQDDISKLPYLFSLSRKTMGIIKQNITVAIAVKLLCVVLAVLGIITLMMSVGFGDLGLTLLVILNSFRIGMVKDPLF
- a CDS encoding ABC transporter substrate-binding protein; this translates as MDKKYIIGAIVAVIAVVAVAAFALGGGSTEHAANELVTCVAAHGEEPEFGFDPMHGWGYHDSGTEPLIQSTILKRDKDNNFVNDLATDYDISSDFKTYTVTIRDDVNFTDGNKLTAKDVAFSYNKAKELGEGADLSSMNEAKADGNKVVFTLNKSDSTFINKLTDVGIVPEAGYNEDSYGQNPIGSGPYKLAQWDKGQQFILEKNPDYYGKEPYFDKITNLFLDSDAAFAAVKNGDVDIAEVPVAYANETVKGYHMEYFDSIDVRGISLPTQMDEGKLSEDNVTIGNNVTGDPAIREALNIGIDREALLEGALNGFGDVNYNGVADQLAWSFNSTFKDGQVDQAKQVLEQAGWKDTDNDGIVEKDGQKASFSVYYNSQASERQAIAVAVAEQAKQIGIEIEPVGGSWDDIDPNRYSQGVVWGFGSADPMEIQHQYDSRVAAVGYDNPEALNDTAVDSLIDSAMAQETNSSYATWSQAAQQANSNYPFLWVGTMDYTYFVSDDLDISNSTHLIYPHGGDIWGNIYDWKRVNETEA
- a CDS encoding DUF6110 family protein, with the translated sequence MLREDILPFAKEHKHALLFAGGVATALIGMKILKSQTTKDLATKGMASVISAKKDAEETFQDMKETAEDIVYDASEQNQQEIYVEKKE